One window of the Colletotrichum destructivum chromosome 4, complete sequence genome contains the following:
- a CDS encoding Putative Zinc finger, PHD-type, JmjC domain, JmjN domain, Zinc finger, RING/FYVE/PHD-type: MSTDAVSAPVPEPATVPAQSTTTADHDQEEPALGQIECAKPAFLHSPPDSNNAHKSEASDSELSDLDEDDVDPSANATAKQDEPPVEDDIGEVLPDHWSGTVPIFKPTMHQFKDFKLFMTKVDKFGMKSGIVKIIPPSEWKESLPRLDDLVKQIRVREPIKQDIMGSNGTYRQVNILHQRSYNLPQWRQLCDQSEHQPPARRGERRANVEKPKPRSAPRPRAEAKSTASGSKKKGRGRPRRGKAKAKGQDEDEEDDAQDDEKRPMTPVSPNPDADVEVKKEEVVDSVEDPGMDVDEDEEPRSLGRMGRMGGARPAKPKTQTVSARRKYSKREGSAMIDEKAFEDFDYQMDVSDYTPERCEELERIYWKTLTYAPPLYGADLMGTLFHESTELWNLNKLPNLLDVLGTKVPGVNTAYLYLGMWKATFAWHLEDVDLYSINYLHFGAPKQWYSISQADARRFEAAMKNIWPTDAKACDQFLRHKGFLISPSHLKQHYNITVNKCVSYPGEFVVTYPYGYHSGYNLGYNCAEAVNFALDSWLPMGKIAKRCECAQAQDSVWVDVYDIERKLRGEPTPEYEETEDEDDDEDEDDDEDDATGLPSPPDSNGVVKPARKRKRAAGDKDGKTKVKKIRLKIKTRAEPICCLCPSDIPGAGILPTDDGRKAHRMCALYLPETYIDTIDDKEIIANIANINKERLDLKCLYCRSKKGACFQCSQKKCARAYHATCAAAAGVFVEEAEVPVFGEDGTEYKEQAFEFSCRFHRTKRDRKYDGDALEDDTRIREAAAALNKGEICQLQYFKGDIFAGVVVENRSEEQTLLLDIIPNGDRLEVEWKWLLLPDPSDYHLPKASARAISMPPSQKAKDQLNAKRPADETPRKDAPFVEGFTWAEFHPCNECVNPNQAKVNLSKDNQLWHYLGKTSTEAKAQYSEEPSKELHNPKSNFLDTIPKPPKPVSASTAHRRVSNHSPQQSPMFVPGPTAQIGPKSEKPYVYKPRKPVETNYAGTGSFTIQRFAPTASPSPSPMGQQLHFGSDPRHPTTGAQFAQQRSTPDSHQQRAPRISPAGQGYYQSPNTVQRASPYSTPGSQSAGGGRPAQQTWATPSQNPKPLLPHGNSYGSSQQTHRRYSVAHTPSVAMKYAFFQVHHNRDSKTYRTPYAPWGGFTNGYEGNLRAHLMRTSPEVFFKNRQGSAQGGTATSTLPAGPQAPAYGGPYYNTLTNTTSQGSIGMYGVKTTTPSHSSPAQQAPQDSAGRQYPASMSPSPAANGPQLMPNDHGNGWHMQQPQSTPLHPAIRPQYGAWPNQPNQPQQPVQSPSQAAQQQQTTQQPVASQSQQSQAKTQPVAKPAAPKVQYKIPEKQTPVPLPAKYLAAMGKLPSTTTTPRTSSQSGAKSQGTASPSSASNSADVTNRIAPAINAHASRTESSALPQSPANSNGPRAQAAPRASQTPVPVPHAPAPASNSRMPFTNQSSTVAFPRQSFQPIQPTPHRTQVCTAPSSQHLSQPMNQPRAEHHTLNPAEILAQIATQPRMNPPTPTTPSHQSMPTPVSQAAAVPPYQHHGSSWGVMQQGQQSQGYASTPGQYSQSATHHHHQPQHQLHHPYQGQVQHQHQHQHQHQHQYQPPQHQHQTQPGPMQSGTPHCPPPQVAGGEVPLPEVPSDSTALVERMMQNLRRAAFQG, encoded by the exons ATGTCGACCGACGCTGTCAGCGCTCCTGTCCCGGAGCCTGCAACTGTGCCGGCGCAATCGACCACGACTGCCGACCACGACCAGGAGGAACCTGCACTTGGTCAGATAGAATGTGCGAAGCCCGCCTTCCTCCACTCCCCTCCTGACAGCAACAACGCGCACAAGTCGGAAGCTAGCGATTCTGAGCTCAGCGACCTCGATGAGGATGACGTTGATCCTTCTGCGAACGCGACCGCGAAACAAGATGAGCCGCctgtcgaggacgacattGGCGAGGTCCTTCCCGACCACTGGTCTGGGACCGTCCCTATCTTCAAGCCGACGATGCACCAATTCAAAGACTTCAAGTTATTC ATGACCAAGGTCGATAAATTCGGAATGAAATCCGGCATCGTTAAGATTATCCCTCCATCGGAGTGGAAGGAATCCCTTCCGAGACTGGACGACCTCGTAAAACAGATCAGGGTCAGGGAACCAATCAAGCAAGACATCATGGGATCAAATGGAACCTACCGACAAGTCAACATCCTTCATCAACGATCCTACAACCTCCCGCAGTGGCGACAACTCTGCGATCAGAGCGAGCATCAGCCCCCCGCAAGGCGAGGCGAGCGCCGAGCGAACGTCGAAAAGCCGAAGCCTCGATCCGCCCCTAGACCTCGCGCAGAGGCGAAATCGACTGCGTCTGGTTCTAAGAAGAAGGGCCGAGgacgcccgcgccgcggcAAAGCCAAAGCCAAGGGtcaggacgaggacgaggaggatgacgctcaagacgacgagaagcgCCCGATGACCCCAGTATCACCCAACCCGGAcgccgatgtcgaggttAAAAAGGAGGAAGTTGTCGATTCAGTGGAGGATCCGGGAATGGATgtggacgaagacgaggagccGCGCAGTTTGGGCAGAATGGGCCGCATGGGTGGCGCAAGGCCCGCGAAGCCAAAGACTCAGACTGTCTCGGCTCGTCGGAAGTATAGTAAGAGAGAAGGCTCAGCCATGATTGATGAAAAGGCATTCGAGGATTTCGACTATCAGATGGACGTGTCTGACTACACCCCGGAGCGCtgcgaggagctcgagaggaTATACTGGAAGACCCTTACCTACGCCCCGCCGCTGTATGGGGCTGATCTCATGGGCACCCTCTTTCACGAGTCAACGGAACTCTGGAACTTGAACAAGCTTCCCAACTTGTTGGATGTTCTCGGCACAAAGGTCCCCGGTGTCAACACGGCCTACCTCTACTTGGGCATGTGGAAGGCCACGTTCGCTTGGCATTTAGAGGACGTCGACCTCTACAGCATCAACTACCTCCACTTCGGTGCCCCGAAACAGTGGTATAGCATCTCTCAAGCCGATGCCCGTCGATTTGAAGCTGCCATGAAGAACATTTGGCCTACCGATGCCAAGGCTTGCGACCAGTTCCTCCGTCACAAGGGTTTCTTGATTTCCCCGTCGCACCTGAAGCAGCACTACAACATCACGGTCAACAAGTGCGTCTCGTACCCAGGCGAATTCGTCGTCACGTATCCTTACGGCTACCATTCGGGCTATAACCTGGGTTATAActgcgccgaggccgtcaactTCGCGCTTGATTCGTGGCTACCTATGGGTAAGATCGCGAAGCGTTGCGAATGTGCACAAGCACAGGACAGTGTTTGGGTCGATGTGTACGATATTGAACGGAAGCTCCGCGGCGAGCCCACTCCCGAGTACGAGGAGaccgaagacgaagacgacgacgaagatgaggatgatgacgaggacgatgctACCGGCCTTCCGTCACCGCCTGATAGCAACGGTGTTGTCAAGCCGGCTCGGAAGCGGAAGCGCGCAGCTGgagacaaggacggcaagacaAAGGTCAAGAAAATCCGCCTCAAGATCAAAACGCGCGCCGAGCCAATTTGCTGCCTGTGTCCCAGCGACATTCCTGGCGCGGGAATTCTGCCGACGGACGATGGTCGGAAGGCCCATCGCATGTGCGCACTCTACCTTCCCGAGACGTACATCGACACgatcgacgacaaggagatTATTGCCAACATtgccaacatcaacaaggaaCGCCTGGACCTCAAGTGTCTGTACTGTCGGTCCAAAAAGGGCGCCTGCTTCCAGTGCTCCCAGAAGAAGTGTGCCCGAGCCTACCATGCGACttgcgcggcggcggcaggtgtctttgtcgaagaagccgaagtTCCGGTCTTTGGCGAGGACGGAACCGAGTACAAGGAACAAGCATTTGAATTCAGCTGTCGCTTCCACCGCACCAAGCGTGACAGGAAGTATGACGGAGATGCCCTGGAAGATGACACCCGTATCCGCGAGGCGGCCGCAGCGCTCAATAAGGGCGAGATCTGTCAGCTGCAGTACTTCAAGGGCGACATTTTTGCCGGAGTAGTCGTAGAGAACCGCTCGGAAGAGCAGacgctgcttctcgacatcATCCCCAACGG CGATCGTCTCGAGGTTGAGTGGAAATGGCTGTTGCTGCCTGATCCATCCGACTACCACCTCCCGAAGGCATCGGCGAGGGCTATCTCGATGCCGCCTTCGCAGAAAGCCAAGGACCAGCTCAATGCGAAGCGTCCTGCTGACGAGACACCCCGGAAGGACGCTCCATTTGTTGAAGGTTTCACATGGGCAGAATTCCACCCATGTAACGAGTGTGTCAACCCGAATCAAGCCAAGGTTAATTTGTCGAAAGACAACCAACTCTGGCACTACCTGGGTAAGACATCGACAGAGGCGAAGGCACAGTACTCCGAGGAACCTAGCAAAGAGTTGCACAACCCAAAGAGTAACTTCCTCGACACTATTCCCAAGCCCCCCAAGCCCGTGTCTGCAAGCACGGCACACCGCAGGGTGTCAAATCACTCGCCTCAGCAGTCACCCATGTTTGTGCCGGGCCCGACCGCTCAGATTGGGCCGAAGTCAGAGAAACCATACGTGTACAAGCCCAGAAAGCCGGTTGAAACCAATTATGCTGGCACGGGATCCTTCACTATACAAAGATTTGCGCCCACGGCCTCACCATCTCCAAGCCCGATGGGTCAGCAGCTGCATTTCGGTTCGGATCCGCGACATCCAACGACAGGAGCCCAATTTGCCCAGCAAAGGTCTACGCCCGATTCTCATCAGCAACGCGCCCCTCGTATCAGTCCTGCCGGGCAAGGCTACTACCAGAGTCCGAACACGGTACAGCGGGCCAGTCCGTACAGCACACCGGGCTCGCAatcggcgggcggcgggcggccaGCGCAGCAAACGtgggcgacgccgtcgcagAACCCCAAGCCGCTACTACCACATGGCAATTCCTATGGCTCAAGCCAGCAAACCCACCGCAGATACTCGGTTGCACACACGCCTTCCGTTGCTATGAAGTATGCATTCTTCCAAGTACACCACAACAG AGACTCGAAGACGTACCGAACCCCATACGCGCCGTGGGGAGGCTTTACCAACGGGTATGAAGGAAATCTGAGAGCTCACCTTATGCGGACGTCTCCAGAAGTGTTCTTCAAGAACCGACAAGGCTCTGCCCAGGGCGGCACTGCGACGTCGACCCTGCCTGCTGGTCCACAAGCACCGGCCTATGGTGGTCCGTACTACAATACACTGACAAACACAACATCGCAAGGCTCTATCGGCATGTACGGTGTAAAGACAACGACTCCTTCGCACTCGTCGCCTGCACAACAGGCGCCGCAGGACAGCGCAGGGCGACAATATCCTGCATCAATGTCCCCATCTCCCGCAGCGAACGGCCCACAGCTCATGCCTAATGACCATGGAAATGGCTGGCATATGCAGCAGCCGCAGTCGACGCCGCTGCATCCAGCAATTCGGCCACAGTACGGGGCTTGGCCAAACCAACCAAACCAGCCGCAACAGCCTGTGCAGTCTCCGTCCCAAGCGgcgcagcaacagcagacGACGCAACAACCCGTTGCTAGTCAGTCTCAGCAGAGCCAGGCGAAAACTCAGCCCGTAGCAAAGCCTGCTGCGCCGAAGGTTCAGTATAAG ATCCCCGAGAAGCAAACGCCGGTTCCCTTGCCAGCCAAATACCTTGCGGCCATGGGCAAGCTGCCCTCGACAACTACAACTCCCCGGACCAGCTCACAGTCTGGGGCGAAGTCGCAGGGTACTGCCAGTCCATCCTCAGCCTCTAATTCGGCCGACGTCACAAATAGAATCGCCCCGGCTATCAACGCCCATGCTTCGCGGACTGAAAGTAGCGCTCTTCCGCAATCGCCGGCAAATTCGAATGGTCCTAgggcgcaggcggcgccTCGGGCCTCTCAGACCCCCGTGCCGGTGCCGCATgccccggcgccggcttctaACTCTCGGATGCCGTTCACGAATCAGTCTTCGACTGTGGCGTTTCCTCGACAGTCTTTCCAGCCTATTCAACCCACTCCGCATCGCACCCAAGTCTGCACAGCACCTTCGTCTCAGCACCTCTCGCAACCGATGAACCAACCCCGGGCTGAGCATCACACTCTGAACCCAGCAGAGATTCTCGCACAGATTGCTACGCAGCCACGAATGAACCCGCCTACGCCTACGACCCCGTCGCACCAGTCTATGCCGACACCAGTATCGCAGGCCGCAGCTGTGCCACCCTATCAGCACCACGGTTCGAGTTGGGGGGTTATGCAGCAGGGGCAGCAGTCACAGGGTTACGCGTCTACGCCAGGACAATATTCGCAATCGGCAAcgcaccatcaccatcaaccaCAGCATCAACTCCATCATCCGTACCAGGGCCAGGttcagcaccagcaccagcaccagcaccagcaccagcaccagtaTCAACCGCCGCAGCACCAGCATCAGACTCAACCGGGGCCCATGCAGAGCGGAACGCCGCACTGCCCACCTCCGCAAGTCGCTGGAGGGGAGGTACCTCTCCCGGAAGTTCCGTCGGATTCGACGGCGCTTGTGGAGAGAATGATGCAGAacctgcgccgcgccgcaTTCCAAGGTTGA
- a CDS encoding Putative peptidase M1, alanine aminopeptidase/leukotriene A4 hydrolase, ERAP1-like protein translates to MADREVLPESIRPSHYVLSLRDLNFEDWTYKGTVTIDAEVVKPTKEIVLNTLEIKLLNAKIAVGHTKSTQSWNTTNFTYAEKQQRATITFDEEIPQAQKAVLTIEFEGIINNEMAGFYRSKYKPTVEPAKSVPRDDEWHYMFSTQFESCDARRAFPCFDEPNLKATFDFEIEIPDDQVALSNMPVKNTKKTKDGWQLVSFETSPKMSTYLLAWAVGDFEYVEEFTERRYNGKQLPVRVYTTRGLKEQGRWALWHAPRIIDFFSDIFGIEYPLPKADLLAVHEFTHGAMENWGLVTYRTTAVLFDEKTSEARYRNRVAYVVAHELAHQWFGNLVTMDWWDELWLNEGFATWVGWHATDYLHPEWQVWSQFVNEGMEMAFKLDGIRASHAIHVPVKDALDVNQIFDHISYLKGCSAIRMLANHLGVDTFLKGVSNYLKAHQYGNAKTKALWDALADASGKDVNKLMGPWISKIGHPVLTVAEEPGQISVKQSRFLSTGDVKPEDDETTWWIPLELEGKVGAKGVTSLSLETKEDTIRDIDTDFYKLNSGASGFYRVNYPPERLLKLGQQLDRLTTEDRIAIIGSAADLAFSGYGTTAALLSFVQGFAKEDNYLVWSQVLDSIALVKSIFSDDETIKKGLEAFTLKLINDVVAKMGWDFPEGESYLDGLLRKRVLVTAGANGHAGVTEEATKRFNAWLESPESNPLHPALRTPVFRVAIKNDTARAVEALKKEWFTTPAIDGKEICLSNLGFVRDPEVIQNNLLPFLFNKSPPAPASNSVPAGDMHSLGAALAGNSAARQLQWDYVKANWDACVAKLGNPIVVDRFIQVSLGKFTDFAAVDDIEAFFADKDTSAFSRTLETVKDKVRGRAAYRERDAEKLKEWLVANKYA, encoded by the exons ATGGCTGATCGCGAAGTCCTCCCGGAGTCTATCCGGCCCTCTCACTACGTCCTGTCGCTCCGCGACCTCAACTTCGAGGACTGGACCTATAAGGGAACCGTGAC CATCGATGCTGAGGTTGTCAAACCCACTAAGGAAATCGTCCTCAACACACTTGAAATCAAGCTCCTTAACGCGAAGATTGCCGTTGGCCACACAAAGTCGACGCAATCATGGAACACCACCAACTTCACCtacgccgagaagcagcagcgcgCCACCATCACATTTGACGAAGAGATTCCCCAGGCCCAGAAGGCAGTCCTCACCATCGAGTTCGAGGGAATCATCAACAACGAAATGGCTGGCTTCTACCGCAGCAAGTACAAGCCCACCGTCGAGCCCGCAAAGTCAGTGccccgcgacgacgagtgGCACTACATGTTCAGCACCCAATTCGAGTCCTGTGACGCCCGCCGTGCCTTCCCCTGCTTCGACGAGCCCAACCTCAAGGCTACGTTCGATTTCGAGATTGAGATCCCCGACGACCAGGTCGCCCTGAGCAACATGCCCGTCAAGAACACCAAGAAGACAAAGGACGGCTGGCAGCTCGTCTCCTTCGAGACGAGTCCCAAAATGAGCACCTACCTCCTCGCCTGGGCCGTTGGCGACTTCGAGTACGTCGAGGAATTCACCGAGCGCCGTTACAACGGCAAGCAGCTGCCCGTCCGCGTCTACACCACCCGCGGGCTCAAGGAGCAGGGCCGCTGGGCCCTGTGGCACGCGCCCCGCATcatcgacttcttctccgaCATCTTCGGCATCGAGTACCCCCTGCCCAAGGCTGACCTGCTCGCCGTTCATGAGTTCACCCACGGCGCTATGGAGAACTGGGGACTCGTCACCTACCGTACCACCGCCGTCCTTTTTGACGAGAAGACCTCGGAAGCCAGATACCGCAATCGTGTCGCCTACGTCGTCGCCCACGAGCTGGCTCACCAGTGGTTTGGCAACCTCGTCACCATGGACTGGTGGGATGAGCTCTGGCTCAACGAGGGCTTCGCCACCTGGGTCGGATGGCACGCCACCGATTACCTTCATCCCGAGTGGCAGGTCTGGTCTCAGTTCGTCAACGAGGGCATGGAGATGGCCTTCAAGCTCGACGGCATCCGCGCCAGCCACGCCATTCACGTCCCCGTAAAGGACGCCCTTGATGTCAACCAGATCTTTGACCACATCAGCTACCTCAAGGGCTGCTCCGCCATCCGCATGCTCGCCAACCACCTGGGCGTCGACACCTTCCTCAAGGGCGTCTCCAACTACCTCAAGGCCCACCAGTACGGCAACGCTAAGACAAAGGCCCTGTGGgatgccctcgccgacgcctcgGGCAAGGACGTCAACAAGCTCATGGGCCCCTGGATCTCCAAGATCGGCCACCCTGTCCTGACTGTCGCCGAGGAGCCTGGCCAGATCTCTGTCAAGCAGTCCCGCTTCCTGTCCACAGGCGATGtcaagcccgaggacgacgagaccacCTGGTGGATCCCGCTCGAGCTTGAGGGCAAGGTCGGCGCCAAAGGTGTCACCTCGCTGTCCCTCGAGACGAAGGAGGATACCATCCGCGACATCGACACCGACTTTTACAAGCTCAACTCGGGCGCCTCGGGCTTCTACCGCGTCAACTACCCGCCCGAGCGCCTCTTGAagctcggccagcagctcgaCCGTCTTACTACCGAGGACAGgatcgccatcatcggctcCGCTGCTGACCTGGCCTTCTCCGGCTACGgaaccaccgccgccctgctgTCCTTCGTCCAGGGCttcgccaaggaggacaaCTACCTTGTCTGGAGCCAGGTCCTTGACTCCATCGCACTCGTCAAGTCCATCTttagcgacgacgagaccatcAAGAAGGGACTTGAGGCATTCACCCTGAAGTTGATCAATGATGTCGTCGCCAAGATGGGCTGGGACTTCCCTGAGGGCGAGAGCtacctcgacggcctcctaCGCAAGAGAGTCCTCGTgaccgccggcgccaacggccatGCCGG CGTCACCGAGGAGGCCACCAAGCGCTTCAACGCCTGGCTCGAGTCCCCCGAGTCCAACCCCCTGCACCCTGCCCTCCGCACCCCCGTCTTCCGCGTCGCCATCAAGAACGATACGGCCCGTGCCGTCGAGGCGCTCAAGAAGGAGTGGTTCACGACCCCGGCCATCGACGGCAAGGAGATTTGCCTCTCCAACCTCGGCTTCGTGCGTGATCCCGAGGTCATCCAAAACAACCTCTTGCCATTCCTCTTCAACAAGTCCCCGCCCGCTCCGGCCTCGAACTCGGTCCCCGCCGGCGACATGCactccctcggcgccgccctcgccggcaacTCGGCCGCCCGCCAGCTGCAGTGGGACTACGTCAAGGCCAACTGGGACGCCTGCGTCGCCAAACTTGGCAACCCCATTGTTGTTGACCGCTTCATTCAGGTCTCGCTCGGCAAGTTCAccgacttcgccgccgtcgacgacatcgaggccttcttcgccgacaaggacaCGAGCGCCTTCAGCCGCACCCTCGAGaccgtcaaggacaaggtccgcggccgcgccgcctACCGCGagcgcgacgccgagaagctgaaGGAGTGGCTCGTCGCCAACAAGTACGCGTGA